One Setaria viridis chromosome 3, Setaria_viridis_v4.0, whole genome shotgun sequence DNA window includes the following coding sequences:
- the LOC117849594 gene encoding probable aspartic proteinase GIP2, with translation MARLPPLAALLFLCLLSACRAAGPRDGNPSAVVLPVSKDAAATQQYVTSFRQRTPLAPVEAVLDLAGATLWVDCEAGYASSTYRRVPCASKPCRLSRSAACATSCLGAPSPSCLNDTCAGFPGNTVTHVSTGGNIITDVLALPTTFRPAPGPLATAPAFLFTCGATFLTEGLAAGATGMASLSRARFALPTQLAATFRFSRKFALCLPPAGSAGVVVFGDAPYAFQPGFVLSNSSLIYTPLLVNPVSTAGVSTKGDKSDEYFVGVTGIKVNGRAVPLNATLLAIDKKGVGGTKLSTVAPYTVLESSIYKAVTGAFAAETAAIPRAPAVAPFQLCYDGSKVGSTRVGPAVPTIELVLGTDATSWVVFGANSMVAVKGGALCLGVVDGGEAPRTSVVIGGHMMEDNLLEFDLEASRLGFSSSLLFRQTNCNNFRLG, from the coding sequence ATGGCACGCCTCCCTCCTCTCGCcgctctcctcttcctctgccTGCTGTCGGCCTGCCGCGCGGCCGGCCCCCGCGACGGCAACCCGAGCGCCGTGGTGCTACCGGTGAGCAAGGACGCCGCGGCCACGCAGCAGTACGTGACGTCGTTCCGGCAGCGCACGCCGCTGGCGCCTGTGGAGGCGGTGCTGGACCTCGCGGGCGCCACGCTCTGGGTGGACTGCGAGGCCGGGTACGCCTCCTCCACCTACCGCCGCGTGCCGTGCGCGTCCAAACCCTGCCGCCTCTCGCGCTCGGCGGCCTGCGCCACCAGCTGCCTGGGCGCGCCCAGCCCTTCCTGCCTCAACGACACCTGCGCCGGGTTCCCCGGGAACACGGTCACGCACGTCAGCACGGGCGGAAACATCATCACCGACGTGCTGGCGCTGCCCACCACGttccgcccggcgcccggcccgcTCGCCACGGCGCCGGCGTTCCTCTTCACCTGCGGCGCCACGTTCCTGACGGAGGGCCTCGCGGCGGGCGCCACGGGGATGGCGTCGCTCAGCCGCGCCCGCTTCGCGCTGCCCACGCAGCTCGCCGCAACGTTCCGGTTCTCTCGCAAGTTCGCACTTTGCCTGCCGCCGGCGGGCTCCGCGGGCGTCGTCGTCTTCGGCGACGCGCCCTACGCGTTCCAGCCCGGGTTCGTGCTCTCCAACTCGTCGCTCATCTACACCCCGCTCCTCGTCAACCCGGTGAGCACGGCGGGCGTGTCCACCAAGGGCGACAAGTCCGACGAGTACTTCGTCGGCGTGACGGGCATCAAGGTGAACGGCCGCGCCGTGCCGCTGAACGCGACGCTGCTGGCCATCGACAAGAAGGGCGTGGGCGGGACCAAGCTCAGCACGGTGGCGCCATACACCGTGCTGGAGAGCTCCATCTACAAGGCCGTCACCGGCGCGTTCGCGGCCGAGACGGCGGCGATCCCGCGCGCCCCGGCCGTGGCGCCGTTCCAGCTGTGCTACGACGGGAGCAAGGTCGGGAGCACGCGCGTGGGGCCCGCGGTGCCGACCATCGAGCTGGTGCTGGGGACCGACGCCACGTCGTGGGTGGTGTTCGGGGCGAACTCGATGGTGGCCGTCAAGGGCGGGGCGCTGTGCCTCGGCgtggtggacggcggcgaggcgccgAGGACGTCGGTGGTGATCGGCGGCCACATGATGGAGGACAACCTGCTGGAGTTCGACCTGGAGGCGTCGCGGCTGGGGTTCAGCTCCTCGCTGCTGTTCCGGCAGACGAACTGCAACAACTTCCGCCTCGGCTAG